The sequence TTCAAGAGAATAGTCTTTTTTACTCAACATCATTCTAAAAATTTCGTACAGTTCGTCCACAGCGTAATCTTCAAAATGAATGTTGTTTGAGATTCGAGATTGTAATCCTGGATTCGTGTCTATAAAATTGTGCATCAAATCTTTATAGCCAGCAAAAATAACAACTACCTCATTGCGACGATTTTCCATTTCTTGAATAATGGTGGGTATAGCTTCATTGGCAAAATCTCTTTCACTCTGTGGAATCAGACTGTAAGCTTCATCGATAAACAGTACACCACCACTTGCACTATCAAACACCTTTTTTATTTTTGGTGCTGTTTGGCCAACATATTCCCCAATAAGATCTGCTCTTCCAACCTCTACTATCTTGTTTTCTACGATCAAACCATGTTCATACAGGATTTCTGTATAAAGACGAGCTACCTCTGTCTTACCCGTCCCGGGATTACCTGTGAATAACAGGTGCCCATTACTTTCTTCAACATGATAGCCTTTTTCTTTCCTCAGCTTCGATAGTTCTTCAAAAGCAACCTGTTGTCTGATTAATTTTTTTACAGAATGAAGACCTATCATTTGATTCAGCCTCTTCTCAGCTTGGCCACATTTGCTTTTAGATTGTTCCTTTTGCAAACTAAATTGGCTAAGGTCAATCAATCCATTTTCTTGACAATAATTGGTTGCCACCGCATATTCATGGATTCTCTGAACCATTCGTCGAATATCTTTTGCATTAATGAGATTTGAAGCCTTTTCTACATACTCCCTAACAATTTTCTTATCTATAATAATTCGTCTTTTTGCCAATAGTTGAATAGCAATTTCAACCAGTTCGTCATTTGTATAAGGAGGAAACTCGATTCTATTTACATTATAGTATTCCTCCTGTAATTCCATTTCTATTTTTTTAGCTTCTTCAGTCGATTGAGCAATTAGAATACAAATATTATTCTCCTTCTTTGTATTAATATTAGCGAAAAGCTCTAATTTAGGGCGAGCCCTTGCTTTTAAATAGTCATAAACAACTGGAAATTGCTTTTCATCAGTCTTGGGAAGAAAATATTCGCTGCAATGAGTATCAACTGCTTGCAAGTCGAACAATCGTTCTAAATATTGGAGGGCATATTTTCGACCACTCCCCTTTTGACCGTTGAAAATTAAGAAAAATGGTTCTTTCGCATGCGATTCTAAATAGTTTGATTGGTAGTCTAAATAGTTTATAAGATGCTGAATGCTATTTTTAAAGTCGCTGAGTCCAATCATATTTTCTGACAACACATCTGCATTCGGAGTAAGTCCTTGCTTATCTTCCTTTGATTGCTTCAATAAGAAATAACCAAATTCTCCCAAATTTTCACGCCCAACTTTTTCAATAAAATCACTCTCGGTTAGTGAAGAATACTCGTCTAAATAAACATCTACTTTCCAAAGTGATTGAACCTTTTTTGCTATCTCTCTTTTTGTATTTGCGGCTCCCGTTACAATGAATAAGTCCTGCTTCTCATTCAAAAAATACATCCAATTATTTTCTTGTGTAAAAGATTCACTAGGTCGCTCTAGTTGCTGTACTTCTCCCATAAGCTTGATATGATAATAATTCATCTTTATCCCACCCCTGTTCTTATGTTTCTATAGAAAGTATATAAAAACAGATAGACATAATTTGTCCACCTATTTGATTTATTTTTCAAAATAAGAAAAACAGACAGAAATATTCTGCCTGCTTTGCTTTTCCATTAAAACTTCCCAAGGTTGGTCAAGTCTTTCTTCTCTGGCATGACTTCCTTGTTGTCCCAGTGCTCGACAATGAACCTGTCTTTGAGGCGGAAGATGTCAAAGTGGGCGTAGTCCTGACCTGCAATCCAGACTTTTGAATAAGCCACAACATAGTCCCCCTGTCCCATCACCTTAAAGACAAAGTCGTAGTTGACTTTATTCTCTACCAGATAGTCCTTATAGGCCGCGCCGCCTTGAGCAATCTCTTGGTTGTGCTGAATCAGGTCTGCTGCCACATAGTCGTCAAACTTGTCGATTTCCCCGTTTTGAAGGACATCGACCAAGAAGCGACGGACGATTTTCTTGTTTTCCTCGGTCTTGTCCAAGTCAGTCAAGGCAAAGTCAGCGTAAATCGGGTCAAAGTCGCCAATGGTTTTTGGATAGGCATCAATGACATCCCAATGCTCGACGATACGGCCGTTTTCATCTGAACGGAAGATGTCCGCCGTCACCCACTCAGCCTCACCATCATTGAATTTCTGGTGGACATGGACGAAGACAAAGTTTCCGTCTTCAATGGCACGAACAATATTTATTGCCCGCTTGGGATTGCGTTTGAAAAAATCCTCAAAGAAAGCCGCAAAGCCCTCTTTCTCATCCGGCACACCTGTACTATGCTGGGTGTACGTAGCTCCCATATAGTTTTCATGGACTTCCTTGATTTCCCCGTCGCGAATGCCACGGAGGTAGAGATTTTTAGCATTTTCTAGTTGATTAGTCATGATTTTCACCTATTTTAACAATTCTTCTTGTTCTAAATATTCCCTCGCCACTTGCTCTGCCGACTTGCCTTCCACATCGACCGCATAGTTCATCTGGGTCATTTCCTCGGTCGAGATTTTGCCCGCCAAAGCCCCTAGGACTTGCTCCAACTCGGGATATTTGTCTAAGGTTTCTTTGGTCAATAGCGGAGCGGCCTGATAAGGTGGGAAAAGCTGTTTGTCGTCTTCCAGGATTTTCAGCTTGTAAGAAACAATCTTGCTATCCGTTGAGTAGGCATCAACTAGCTGCACATCTCCATTTTTAATGGCTTCGTAGCGAAGGGCAGGCTCCATGGTTTTGACATTGAGATTGAGCCCATAAAGATTGGTCAGACCGATATTCCCGTCCTCACGGTCATTAAACTCCAAAGAGAAGCCTGCAACAGCTGTCTGCTGCACTTTTGCCAAATCCGAAATCTTTTCAAGACCATGATCTTGAGCGTAGTCTTCCGTCACAGCCAAAGCATAGGTATTCTGGAAAGCCATTGGTGCTAAATACATCAGACCATCCTGCTCCAAAATCGCTTCTTTAGCGTAAGTGTAAACCTCCTCAGGGTTATTGGACAAATCAGACGGCGGATTGGTCAAAAGGGTGGTCATAATGGTACCAGTGTACTCAGGGTAAATATCAATCGAGCCTGACTTGAGGGCTTCATAGAGGAAGCTGGTCTTGCCAAAGTTTGGCTCCAGCTCCACCTCGATATCCGTCTGGTCTTCAATTAAGAGTTTGTACATATTGATGAGGATTTCAGGCTCTGCCCCTAGTTTCCCAGCGATGACCAGCTTTTTCGATGAAGACTGGTTGAGCGGAACATAGCTAGCTCCGACTGCCAAAAGTGTCACCAAGAGAGCCGCCAGAATAGTACGAGGCTTCTTGTCCTGTAAGAACTTGATGATCGAGCCAAAGAGAACAGCCAAGACGGCTGACGATATCGCCCCAATCAAAATCAGAGCCGAGTCATTGCGGTCAATTCCCAAGAGGATAAAGGAGCCCAGACCACCCGCACCGACCAAGGCAGCAAGCGTTGCCGTTCCAATAATCATAATGGACGCCGTCCGAATGCCAGACATGAGAATGGGCATGGCCAGAGCCAACTGAAACTTACGCAGTTTTTCCAGCTTGGTCATTCCAAAGGCTGTCGCAGCCTCTTCCAGAGAGGGATCGATTTCCGAAAGTCCGGTCAACGTCCCCTGCAAAATGGGGAAAATGGCATAAATGACCAGAGCCACCACCGCAGGCAGCGTTCCGATACCCATAAAGGGAATGAAAAGTCCCAGCAGTGCCAAGGAGGGAATAGTCTGAAATACCCCTGTCACCTGCAAGCTCCACTCGGTCAGCTTTTTCTTGTTGGACAAGACCAAGCCCAGTGGCACCGCAATAGCAATGGCGATAATTAAGGCCAGAAGTGAAATCCGCAGGTGCTCAAAGAGGGCTGTCAGCCAGTCTGCCTTGCGTTCGATAAAAGTTGCAATCAACTGATCCATTAGGCACCTCCCCGATTTTTCATAAATTCAACAACAAAGTCATTAGCAGGCTGATTGCGGAGCTCATCAGGCGTGCCCAGCTGGACTACTTCTCCTGCCCTCATCAAGCAGATACGGTCTGCCAACTTAACCGCTTCATCCATATCATGCGTGACGAAAACCGTTGTCATCTTGAATTCCTCATGCAAGTCTTTGATTAAGTCCTGCAACTGCCCTTTACTAATAGGGTCTAGGGCTGAGAAAGGCTCATCCATCAGCAAGACCTTGGGATTGGCAATAATCGCTCGCAGAATCCCAATCCGCTGCTTTTCTCCCCCAGACAAGTCCTTGGGCAGACGGTCCAAGTAGCTGTCAGGATCCAAACCCACCTTGGTCAAGAGTTGTCTGGATTTTTTCAAGGTTTCTTCCTTGTTCAAACCCTTCATCTCAGGAATGAGGGCGATATTTTCAGCCACTGTCATATTTGGAAATAAAGCAATCTGTTGCAGGACGTAGCCAGTTTCCAAGCGTAGCTCACGCAGGTCAAAGTCTTTCAGCCGCTTGCCCTGAATCCGAATATCTCCGTCTGTCTGCTCAATCAGGCGGTTAATCAGTTTCAACGTCGTTGTTTTTCCGCTACCGCTTGGCCCAATCAGGACAAAGAATTCTCCCTCTTGAATGTCAAAGGTCAAATTCTTCAAGATTGGTCCGTTAACCTTACAGGTCAAGGACACATTTTGGTACTCAATCATTGGTTCCTCCTCCTATGATTTCTGTCAAGGCCTGCCCATAGCGACCAAAGAGGTCCAGTAACTGCTCCTGTTCTTCCAAGCTGAACTGGGACAGGGCTGTTTTTTCCGCCTCTTCTAAGGGGTCCAAAATCCGACTGGCATAGACACGGCCAGCCTCGGTCAATTTGACCTTCTTATGCCGTTTGTCTGCTGGATTTTCCTCAAAAAAGACATAGCCCTTATCCAGAAATTTCTTAATGGTGGCATTGACCACCTGCTTACTAGAGTAAGTCTTCTTACTGACCAAATTCTGTGTCATACCTCCGGGATTATAATAAAGCCACATAAGGATCGATAGGCACTTGCCGTTGAGGCTCTGCCGCCGTGCATAACCCTCGTAAAGCCCGACCTGCTGGTCAAAAATACGGGCCAAGTCCTTACTCCGCTGTCTCAATTCTGTCATCGTCGCTCTGCTCCTGTGAATAGTCAATTTTTTTTACTATTTTACCAGAAAAAGAAAGATAGTCAATATTATTGACCATCTTTTCTCTTACATATACCCATAAAATTCCCTGCGGACTACTGCCGAATGCACCCAGTTAATCAAGGTGGTGAAATCAAAGACTGGCAGGCCTGTTGCTCGATGAAGAGCCGCCGCATAGGGAGGCAGGTCACTACATTCCAGCAAAATCGCCCCAATTTCTGGATGATTGGCACGTAGTTCCTGCACAACTGCTATTAGGTCTGCCTTCAAGCGACCATTGTCCAGATAGGGCTTGTTGTAGCGGATAGGAGCAAAACTCTCCAAGCTACCAATTTCCTTGACAATACAGTCTGAAATAGAGGCATTGGCCTTGGCGAAGAATTCTGCATCGGCCCCCTCTCCGTCTGCTACCAGAACTGCAATTTTCTGGTCTGGCTTGAGCCCCATTTTAATCAAGGGAATCTGAAGAACGCTGGACAGATAGACAGGAACAGCTACCGCATCCCGCACCTGCTCCTGAAAATGATTGAAGTAGCCACAGGCACCGACAATAGCCCGCACACCCTTTTTCTCCAGCTTCTTAGCAGCCTCAATGACCATATCCAACAATTTCTCCTCACCATTGAAGAGGTCTTCTATCTCCAAAACAATGTCCTCATAGACGACCGGGAAGGAGAAGGTAGTCGCATTGGCGACATTGCCTGGCAACTTGACATAGTTAAAGTCAATGGTAATAATTCCAATCGAGAATCCTGCCACAGAAGCATTCTGCACCTGATAAAACTGGTCCAACTGCCCAGCATTCTCAATACTCGCTCTGAAATGTGTCATTTATACCTCCCGCTCTCGAAAGAGTCCTGTTTCCAAGTAAGCTAAGGTCTCCTCCTTGGTCAAATGGGCCAAATCCAAGTCTTCCAAGGTCAAGCCTTCTTCAAAAAATTGACGACCTGTCATGACGGAGCCCAAGACAATCATACTATCAATAACCGGCGTAGCCACCCCGTATTTCTTACCTAATTCATGATAGATATGGCAACCAACAGGCACATCCTCGGTCACATAACGGTCCTGAATGGTGAAAGGACCTGTCCCATAAGCCATTGGAAACTGCTGGTCGAAGGGAACAATGCAGTCATCTCCCATATACTCTGGCCCCAAAATACTGGTCCGCGACAAAAAGTTCTCCTTGGGATAGCGGAGCAAATCAACACCAATTGCCTCTGCCAGCTGCACTTGCTCCAGATAAAAGGCATATTGCACTTCTGCCACGGATTCACTATAAGCGTGTGAATAGATAGAGTACTGGAGCGGATCATTGCCACCGAAAATCCGACCAAAATTCTCCATCACACTAGCCCCCAAAATCGTACCAGGACAATGCAAGACTGGATTGACATTGCTAAAACCAACATCCAAAACGGTCTGTCCGCCTGTCACACCGTCCCCCTCCGTAATAGCATCAAAGGCTCCAATCGCCCGCGAACTCTCTAGGAAGATGTCTTGGTCGGTCAAGGGCAGAGCTGCACCTCGAAGCGTAATAGCCCGATATTTTAACTCGATTTTTGGCGTCATGACCCCGCCCTCCCTGACAATTCGAGCTCCATAAGGGGCACTGGTCCAGCCGCCGACAATAACCTGCTTCTGACAACCCAACTCTCTCATCTTCTTACGAAGTTTCAAACTGCCAAAATTATCCGGAATGATATGAACAATCATCCCATCTTCTAAGACAGGCACCAAGGCTTCAAAAAATTGGTCATGGGCAATGGACGGCACCGCCACAATGACAATCTTGGCTCCTGCTACAGCTTCTTCAATGCGGTCTGTCACCAGGTCAAAAAAGGCACGTCCGCTACGCTCAAAACCATAAAGACTATTTTGTCCACCTGTCAAGGTGATCCCTGTCTTGTCCAGATTTTTTAAGGTTTGTCCCGCAAATGCTGGCAACTCAAAGAGGTGGACACGATTCCCAGCCAACTTAGAATCCGCTCCAACCGCTTTTCCAACTGCACCTGCCCCCAAAATCGCTATCGGTGCTTGTTTCCATTCTTCTACTGACATAAATCCCTCCCATAGTCGTTTCTTCCTAGTATAACAAAACCACACTCACTCGGCCAATACCAGTAAATTATGACCATCTATAAGAATAGACTATCACGAGGATAGCCTATTTCATCTTATTTTTCTTTCAAAACAACATTTAGTAAGAGAGCTGCCAAGGTCCCTGTTGAAATACCTGATGAGAAGACCATTTGAAGAGCTGATGGAAGATGACTCAATAATTCTGGACGAACGGTCACTCCAATCCCCAGCGCAAAGGCAATGGAAATAATCAAGAGCTCACGATCCCCAATTTTAACCGTTGCAAGAGTCTTAATCCCTTGGGCTGCAACCAAACCGAACATGATAATCCCAACACCACCAAGAACAGGCTGAGGCATGATGGAAATCAAGGCTGATAATTTTGGAAAGACGCCAAGTATGGTCAAGATAATACCTGCTAAAATCATGACATGACGACTAGCAACTTTAGTCAAAGTAATGAGGCCAACGTTTTGTGAGAAGGCTGTATTTGGACCAGCCCCAAAAATACCGGCAATCAAGGAACCAACACCGTCTGCCAGAACACCATTTGCTGCCCGCTCAGAAGAAATCTTTTGATTTGAGGCTTCTCCAATGGCCATCATAATCCCCACCGTTCCAATCAAGGATACGACATAGGCCGGGATGAAGGCTAGAATAGAAGATAGGTCAAATTTCACACCATAATGGAAAATTTTAGGAAGAGCAAACCAGGCTGCTTCTCCAACAGCCGATAAATCAACTTTCCCAAGAAAAATACACAAGATGTAACCAAAAACCATCCCAAAGAAGACAGAGGCTGTTTTTAGCATGCCTTTACCATAATGATTTAAGGCCAAAGTAAAGACCAAGACGATAAAGGCAATACCGATATTTTCAACTGAAGCATAGTCTGAAGCGCCAGCTCCACCAGCTGCCCAGTCCATACTTACTGGCATGAGGGTAATACCGATGAGGGATACAACAGTCCCCGTAATCAATGGCGGAAAGAAGCGCATCAAGGGTTTGACAAAGCGACTGAGAGCAATCTCTACAAATGAACCAGCAATGGTTGCTCCTACAATACCAGCAATTCCCAACTGACTACCAACGCTGATTGCTGGATTGGCAAAGGTAAAGTCCGTCCCCATCATACCAGAGACACGTGAACCAATTGGCCCCAAACCTTTAGATTGCAAAATGGTGGCAATACCGGCAACAAAGATAGAGGCTGATACCATGATAGACGTATCTTCGACCGATAATCCCAAGGCACTTGCAACGACAAGAGGCACTGCGATGATTCCTGCAAATGCTGCTAAAATATGCTGAAAAGCAAGCAGAACAGCCATCCCTTTTGGTGGTTGTTCATCAATTCCGTAAAGCATCCCTGAGGAATGTTCATTTGTTATTTTCTGAGACATGATTTCTCCTTCATTATTCCTAAATAATGGTATTAGTCTATCAGAAAACACAACCATTTTCAATACATTTTGTTCCTATAAACAAATAATGTTCGTGTTTATAGAAGAGTTTCGTTAATATTTACAATATTCTAACCTGAAAATTCGTTTATTGTTTTGATTCTGTTAAAAAAATGCTATAATACACAAAAGTAGCATTTGGAGGAGAAGATAAACATGAAAGCATTAGAAGAACGCATTTTAAAAGATGGTCAGGTATTAGGAGAAAATATCTTAAAAGTTGACTCATTTTTGACCCATCAGGTTGATTTTCGCTTGATGAAAGAAATGGGGCAGGTCTTGGCAGATGCCTATCGATCTAAAGAAATTACCAAGGTTGTCACGATCGAAGCCTCGGGTATTGCACCAGCCGTCTATGTTGCAGAAAGTTTAGAAGTTCCGATGATTTTTGCCAAAAAGCATAAAAATATCACCATGACAGAAGGGATATTGACTGCTGAAGTCTATTCATTTACCAAGCAAGTCACCAGCACGGTCTCCATCGCTAGCAAGTTTTTGTCATCTGAGGACCGTGTTCTAATCGTTGATGACTTTTTGGCCAATGGACAAGCAGCAAAAGGCCTGATTGACATTATCCAACGGGCCGGGGCACAAGTGGCTGGGGTCGGTATCATCATCGAAAAATCCTTCCAAGATGGCCGCCAGCTCTTGCTTGATGCTGGTGTACCTGTTACTTCTCTCGCTCGTATTGAAAAATTCCAAGATGGACAGGTTGTTTTCGCACCTGCTGATATTTAAAAGGACTTGCTTCCAATCGGGAGCAAGTCTCTTCTATTTATCTATAATTCCACACCAAAGACTTCTAATTGCTTTAATTCGGTAGCAGTCAACCTGCGGTATTCTCCAAGAGCGAGCGCTGGATCTAACTCAAGTGGCCCCATGGTCAATCGTTGCAAGTCTGTCACCGTCTTGCCACAGGCCTGCACCATACGTTTGACCTGGTGAAATTTCCCTTCTCGGATGGTGATGTCAACGAGTGAGGTCTGTTTGTCTTCATCCATCTCCAAGATGGTCAACTGGGCTGTTTGACAGGTAAAGTCTTTCAGCTCAATTCCTGCCGCAAATCGCTCCACATCCTCTTGGGTCACGATCCCGTCAACCTGTGTACGGTAGCGTTTATCAACATGTTTTTTCGGAGAAAGCATGGCATGGGCCAGCTGACCGTTGTTGGTCAAGAGCAAGAGACCGTGGGTATCAATATCCAAGCGTCCAACTGGAAAAATTTCCTTATGGCGAGCTGTATCATCTAGCAGGTCCAAGACAGTCCGATGACGGTCATCCTCGGTGGCTGATATGACACCCTTGGGTTTATTCAACAGATAGTAAACAAAGGTCTCATGGTTCAAGACCTGACCTGCTACTGCAATTTGGTCTGACTTTTCATCAATCTGTTGCTTTGGGGACGTCTCTACTTGGCCATTGACTGTGACTTGCTTGTTTTTCAGGACTTTCTTGACTTCTGTCCGACTTCCAACACCACAATCCACTAAAAATTTATCTAATCGCATACGAGTTTCTTTTCCATTTTGATATATTCTGCTTGCTTTTCTCTTTCTGTAAATCCAAGAGCATGAAAGAGGGTTTGAGCTACTTGATGAAAGGTAGCAACTGTCAGTTTGATACTAGCTGGCTGAACATTCTCTACTAAATAGTCTTCAATAGTCTGGTAGAAAGCTCTGCCATTTCCCTGACCTGTCAAAGACGGTTTCATACCCAAACGAATGTCAACGGTCTCGCCATCTTGGTCAATACAGAAATAGCCCATGAGGGCGGCATTGCGGATGACTGCAAAAAAGCGATCCCCACGCGCCTCTGGTGAAATCATCTCAGCATAAATCTTGGAGTTTGCACTAATCGTATAGGCATCCAAAGGTGGTTGATAGCGCCATTGGTTAGCAATCTCCAATGCCAGATCCTGGGGCAGGGGCATGATGTAAAAATAATCCATTCTTCGGAAATTTTTTGCCAAATTTTTAATCCGACGGTTTTGGGTGGCGTAATTATCTGTCTGATAGACATAATCCACATAGCCCAACTGATAAGAGGGAATCATATCCTTAAAAATCAACTGAACATCCTCGGGAAAACGGAGTATTAATTCATTTAAGCGGTTGTTTTCTAACATAGGAATATTATACCAAAAAGGAGCGGAAAACCGCTCCTACTTCTTCAGTTGTTTATAAATCAAGCCAGCGCTTATCAAGGCACAGCCGATGGCGTAGATACCAAAGGCTCCTGTTGGGGTTGGGTTGAGTTTTTCCAGATAAGTCGGCAAGATGGCAGATGTGGCACCACCGATATTGCAACCCATAAGGACGATTGTCATGACTGCATTGAGCAAGGCCTTAGGCGCACGGTCCGTTACCTGACTAAAGACAATGGTTAGAATGATGCTGTAGAAAAATCCTGACACCATGCCACCGAGGCCCAGCACCCAGAGATTATCCGCAAAGGCAATGCCGACAACCGCGAGTCCAAAGACCACGTAGGAAACCGCTAAAAGCCAGCCCTTCAAACGACCAACCAGACTACTAAAGACCGTCCCTGCCACAATCCCCATGACCTGCATAAGACTGAGAATCAGACTGGCTTGCTGAGCAGTACCGATGCCCTTGGCTAAAACAATCTGAGGAATACGAATGGTCAGAAAGGTATTGACATTGATAACAAAGAAGGCTAAGAATGCCAGATAAATGCCCATCATCCACATGGTCTTATCCAGCTTGACCTTGGGCGCGTTCTCCTCAACCTTTACCTCCATGCGAGCAAGTAATTCTTCCTTGGGCACAAAGAGGACAAAAAGAACCAAGATAACCAAGGCAAAAAGATAGACCAAGAAGGCAGGTTGCCAACCAAATTGAGTCAACCAACCAACAAGGAGAGTCAGCCCTGCGCTTCCCACTACCTCTGCCGAACCACGCAAACCCATCATTTTGACCCGTTCCTGACCGGTGAAAAAGTTACCGATGATATTAATCGCACGCGCATTGATCAAGCCAATCCCCAAACCAAGCAAGATACGAGCCAACAAAATCAGAGGATAGGCAGTTAGAAACACCGGTAAAGCACCTCCAATTGCCATTAACAAGAGCCCTGCAATGATAATGTTGCGTTCCGATAAGAAACGGACAACTAGACCATTCATCAAGAGTGCTACCATAATAGCAAAGGAGGTCACCGTAATTAAGTTTTCCACCTGGGCCGCTACAATTCCCTGCTGGGCAAAATGCTCAATCATCTGTGGAATGGCTGGTGAAACTGCAAATGTCGAAACCAGCATGGTGGACAGGGCCAGCAAACTGGCTTTTTCTAAAATTCTTTTCATTTTTCTCCCTTTCAACGTTCGTCTTTTACTAGTATAGCAGATTTGAAAGCGAATGGATAGAAAAGTCCGACTTTTATTCTCTCCCATTTCATGCTATACTTAACTTAACTATACTCAAAGGAGAGAATCATGTCTGTTATTGAACGATTGACAAAAGCTGCCCATTTGATTGACATGGATGACATCATCCGTGAAGGGCACCCAACCCTACGCCAAATCGCTGAAGAAGTTGTATTTCCCCTATCTGATCAGGAAATTATTTTAGGCGAAAAAATGATGCAATTCCTCAAACATTCACAGGATCCAGTCATGGCTGAGAAAATGAAACTCCGTGGCGGAGTTGGTCTAGCAGCGCCTCAGATTGACGTTTCCAAACGCATCATTGCTGTCTTAGTCCCAAATCCAGAGGACGAAGAAGGCAATCCACCTGCCCAAGCCTACTCTCTACAAGAGGTTATGTACAACCCTAAAATCGTGGCACACTCTGTCCAAGAGGCGGCTATGGAAGGGGGCGAAGGCTGCCTATCTGTTGACCGCGAAGTCCAAGGCTACGTAGTCCGCCACGCGCGCGTGACTGTTGATTACATGGACAAAAACGGAGAAACACACCGTATCAAACTCAAAGGATTTAATGCCATCGTGGTCCAACACGAAATCGACCACCTCAACGGTGTCATGTTCTACGACCGCATTGACCCAGAACACCCATTTGCCGTTAAAGAAGGCATGCTAGTGATTGAATAAACATAAGAAACTGACTGAAATCTTCGGTCAGTTTTTCTTTTTTATAAACATAGCAGAGCTAACTGCCTAAAAATTTCCTGCCCATCCAAGACCAGGTCTTGAAAGA is a genomic window of Streptococcus sp. 29896 containing:
- a CDS encoding xanthine phosphoribosyltransferase; this encodes MKALEERILKDGQVLGENILKVDSFLTHQVDFRLMKEMGQVLADAYRSKEITKVVTIEASGIAPAVYVAESLEVPMIFAKKHKNITMTEGILTAEVYSFTKQVTSTVSIASKFLSSEDRVLIVDDFLANGQAAKGLIDIIQRAGAQVAGVGIIIEKSFQDGRQLLLDAGVPVTSLARIEKFQDGQVVFAPADI
- the def gene encoding peptide deformylase; protein product: MSVIERLTKAAHLIDMDDIIREGHPTLRQIAEEVVFPLSDQEIILGEKMMQFLKHSQDPVMAEKMKLRGGVGLAAPQIDVSKRIIAVLVPNPEDEEGNPPAQAYSLQEVMYNPKIVAHSVQEAAMEGGEGCLSVDREVQGYVVRHARVTVDYMDKNGETHRIKLKGFNAIVVQHEIDHLNGVMFYDRIDPEHPFAVKEGMLVIE
- a CDS encoding nucleobase:cation symporter-2 family protein, translating into MSQKITNEHSSGMLYGIDEQPPKGMAVLLAFQHILAAFAGIIAVPLVVASALGLSVEDTSIMVSASIFVAGIATILQSKGLGPIGSRVSGMMGTDFTFANPAISVGSQLGIAGIVGATIAGSFVEIALSRFVKPLMRFFPPLITGTVVSLIGITLMPVSMDWAAGGAGASDYASVENIGIAFIVLVFTLALNHYGKGMLKTASVFFGMVFGYILCIFLGKVDLSAVGEAAWFALPKIFHYGVKFDLSSILAFIPAYVVSLIGTVGIMMAIGEASNQKISSERAANGVLADGVGSLIAGIFGAGPNTAFSQNVGLITLTKVASRHVMILAGIILTILGVFPKLSALISIMPQPVLGGVGIIMFGLVAAQGIKTLATVKIGDRELLIISIAFALGIGVTVRPELLSHLPSALQMVFSSGISTGTLAALLLNVVLKEK
- a CDS encoding pseudouridine synthase; the protein is MRLDKFLVDCGVGSRTEVKKVLKNKQVTVNGQVETSPKQQIDEKSDQIAVAGQVLNHETFVYYLLNKPKGVISATEDDRHRTVLDLLDDTARHKEIFPVGRLDIDTHGLLLLTNNGQLAHAMLSPKKHVDKRYRTQVDGIVTQEDVERFAAGIELKDFTCQTAQLTILEMDEDKQTSLVDITIREGKFHQVKRMVQACGKTVTDLQRLTMGPLELDPALALGEYRRLTATELKQLEVFGVEL
- a CDS encoding GNAT family N-acetyltransferase, which translates into the protein MLENNRLNELILRFPEDVQLIFKDMIPSYQLGYVDYVYQTDNYATQNRRIKNLAKNFRRMDYFYIMPLPQDLALEIANQWRYQPPLDAYTISANSKIYAEMISPEARGDRFFAVIRNAALMGYFCIDQDGETVDIRLGMKPSLTGQGNGRAFYQTIEDYLVENVQPASIKLTVATFHQVAQTLFHALGFTEREKQAEYIKMEKKLVCD
- a CDS encoding MFS transporter, producing the protein MKRILEKASLLALSTMLVSTFAVSPAIPQMIEHFAQQGIVAAQVENLITVTSFAIMVALLMNGLVVRFLSERNIIIAGLLLMAIGGALPVFLTAYPLILLARILLGLGIGLINARAINIIGNFFTGQERVKMMGLRGSAEVVGSAGLTLLVGWLTQFGWQPAFLVYLFALVILVLFVLFVPKEELLARMEVKVEENAPKVKLDKTMWMMGIYLAFLAFFVINVNTFLTIRIPQIVLAKGIGTAQQASLILSLMQVMGIVAGTVFSSLVGRLKGWLLAVSYVVFGLAVVGIAFADNLWVLGLGGMVSGFFYSIILTIVFSQVTDRAPKALLNAVMTIVLMGCNIGGATSAILPTYLEKLNPTPTGAFGIYAIGCALISAGLIYKQLKK